Proteins encoded by one window of Porphyromonas vaginalis:
- a CDS encoding acyl carrier protein has protein sequence MNAEVESKVKDLIADKLNVELSEVTREANFTTDLGADSLDTVELMMAFEKEFDMTIPDEEAEGIKTVGDAIDYIEKQLA, from the coding sequence ATGAACGCAGAAGTAGAAAGCAAGGTCAAAGACCTAATCGCAGACAAGCTCAACGTCGAGCTCTCAGAGGTAACTCGTGAGGCCAACTTCACGACCGATCTTGGTGCTGACTCACTCGACACAGTCGAGCTGATGATGGCCTTCGAGAAGGAGTTTGATATGACCATCCCCGACGAGGAGGCTGAGGGTATCAAGACCGTTGGCGACGCTATCGACTACATCGAGAAGCAGCTAGCATAA
- a CDS encoding phosphoribosylglycinamide formyltransferase, whose product METIAIFASGNGTNAEALVHYLAHIDDISVALIATDNPHAGVLKRAERLGIPSLTFQRKEMREPAFAKQLREQYQVTAIVLAGFLGLVPESLLRAFPQRILNIHPGLLPDYGGKGMYGDRVHERVLEEHCAMSGITIHLIDEQFDRGSTLCEVRLAVHPDDTVETLAERIHRLEHAYYPVVVADYLTRPDLPPLV is encoded by the coding sequence ATGGAAACCATAGCTATCTTCGCCTCAGGCAATGGAACAAATGCGGAGGCACTTGTCCACTATCTGGCTCATATCGACGACATTTCTGTCGCGCTCATAGCGACCGACAACCCCCACGCTGGAGTTCTCAAGCGTGCTGAGAGACTGGGCATACCGTCCCTCACCTTCCAGCGCAAGGAGATGCGTGAGCCCGCATTTGCTAAGCAACTCCGAGAGCAATATCAGGTGACTGCGATCGTCCTCGCGGGCTTCCTCGGCTTGGTGCCTGAGAGCTTGCTACGCGCTTTCCCGCAGCGCATCCTCAACATTCACCCAGGGCTGCTACCCGACTATGGGGGCAAAGGGATGTATGGCGATCGCGTCCATGAGCGTGTACTAGAGGAGCACTGCGCCATGAGCGGCATCACGATCCACCTCATCGACGAACAGTTTGACCGTGGCTCGACGCTCTGCGAGGTGCGCCTAGCGGTTCACCCTGACGACACGGTCGAGACGCTCGCTGAGCGCATCCATCGTCTGGAGCACGCCTACTACCCAGTGGTCGTCGCCGACTACCTTACACGTCCCGACCTCCCGCCACTCGTCTAG
- a CDS encoding DUF2130 domain-containing protein gives MHELVCPNCHQPFSIDERGYAQLLEQVRGEAFDKALAERVALVEEQSRQAQQLAVAQAEATLKEQISKRDNELVQLQSKLDAMGEKSQADLKLALANKEQTLIELQAQLAQQESLRDNERLKVQAESQKALQAKEQEITALQAQVELQSKEAQLEVKQLQEQHELEKKVLEQEVDFYKDLKSRMSTKMLGETLEQHCALEFEQKLRPFYPNAYFEKDNDVVGGTKGDFVFRDYADEGELEYISIMFEMKNESDTTSTKHRNEDFLKKLDEDRRKKGCEYAVLVSLLEGDNELYNGGIVDKSHRYEKMYVIRPQFFVPLITLLVSASRKSLDIRKQLFEAQRQSIDITHFEEKVKDFKNRFGRDIRLANDKFLKAIKEIDTSIEHLQKIKGLLMGSENYLRLANDKAEELTIHKLTYKNPTMQAKFKELKAQRALEQPSED, from the coding sequence ATGCACGAATTGGTTTGTCCGAATTGCCATCAGCCGTTTAGTATCGATGAGCGTGGTTATGCGCAGCTGCTAGAGCAGGTGCGTGGCGAGGCTTTTGACAAGGCGCTCGCTGAGCGCGTGGCGCTGGTCGAGGAGCAGAGCCGACAGGCCCAGCAGCTCGCTGTGGCACAGGCTGAGGCGACGCTCAAGGAGCAGATCTCAAAGCGAGACAACGAGCTGGTACAGCTCCAGAGCAAGCTCGACGCTATGGGCGAGAAGAGCCAAGCGGATCTGAAGCTAGCTCTGGCCAACAAAGAGCAAACGCTCATCGAGCTGCAGGCGCAGCTAGCGCAGCAAGAGAGCCTACGAGACAATGAGCGCCTGAAGGTGCAGGCCGAGAGCCAGAAAGCACTACAAGCTAAGGAGCAAGAGATCACAGCATTGCAGGCTCAGGTGGAGCTACAGAGCAAAGAGGCTCAGCTAGAGGTCAAGCAACTGCAAGAGCAACACGAGCTAGAGAAGAAGGTGCTAGAGCAAGAGGTAGACTTTTACAAAGACCTCAAGTCTCGCATGTCCACCAAGATGCTGGGTGAGACACTCGAGCAGCACTGCGCCTTGGAGTTTGAGCAGAAGCTGAGACCCTTTTATCCCAACGCATACTTTGAGAAGGACAACGACGTGGTCGGTGGCACCAAGGGAGACTTTGTCTTTCGTGACTATGCCGATGAAGGTGAGCTAGAGTACATCTCCATCATGTTTGAGATGAAAAACGAGTCTGACACGACCTCCACGAAGCATCGCAACGAAGACTTTCTCAAGAAGCTTGACGAGGATCGACGCAAGAAGGGGTGCGAGTACGCCGTCCTCGTGTCGCTCCTGGAGGGCGACAACGAACTCTATAACGGCGGTATCGTCGACAAGTCACACCGCTACGAGAAGATGTATGTGATCCGTCCCCAGTTCTTCGTGCCACTCATCACGCTCCTCGTCTCCGCCTCACGCAAGAGCCTCGATATACGCAAGCAGCTCTTCGAGGCGCAGCGGCAGTCCATCGACATCACACACTTTGAGGAGAAAGTGAAGGACTTCAAGAACAGATTCGGGCGCGACATACGCTTAGCAAATGATAAGTTTCTGAAGGCGATCAAAGAAATCGATACCTCTATCGAGCATCTGCAAAAGATCAAAGGGCTTCTTATGGGTAGCGAAAACTACTTGCGCCTAGCCAACGACAAGGCGGAGGAACTGACCATTCACAAGCTCACCTACAAGAACCCGACGATGCAGGCTAAGTTTAAGGAGCTCAAAGCGCAGCGAGCACTTGAACAGCCGTCAGAGGATTAG